The following is a genomic window from Patagioenas fasciata isolate bPatFas1 chromosome 1, bPatFas1.hap1, whole genome shotgun sequence.
GCAGAGCAGTCTGATCTGAAAGCACTGTCCCTGTGAGCAGGAACTCTCCTCCATATCACATGCCTTGAAAGAAAGGCAGTGAGAGGACACTTGGAATGAGTGGGGCATCTGGCATCAAGGAGCAGTTGATGCTACTGTGGAGGAAAGTTTGGTCCCAAACCAAATAGTTTGTGGCACTCACTACTGTTGTCAAATAGATTTGAACCATCCCAAGTCTAAAATAAAGATCGCTGCTCTGGTATGCCAGTGAGATAGTCTTGCTAAACCTTCCCTGTTTGTGTGTAAGGTATCAAGCTGAGGTAACGCTGCCTTTTCACCATGCTGATGTGCGCAATAGGAACAATTCAGAAAAGTTCTGTTtagctttttttcccttgtacttgaAAATATACATACTATCTGAAACAAGCCTATGTTTAAAGGTAGAGTTTTCTACATGTGAGTGGGAAACATATGTACTGGCACAATTCAACCACTTTGTAAGGTCTGTGCTTGGATTTTGGCTTGTAATCTCAACTCTGTTAGAAAGAGAGACAGGCAAAATGGAAGGGAATGTGGTTATTTATGCTATAGCCTTGTGATACTCGTCCTATAACCAttggggagagaagaaaaacagactgCTAAAGCTTTCGGTGAGCCTGAGTTTCAGGGGTACTCTATACTTCACAGGTTCTCACTTCACtgtctttcttcctcttcccccccccccccttttctttttgtctgcTGTTCTACTTTCTAAAGTGAGTAGAGACTAAATCCTGCTGAGAGAGAAAGCTCCCTCCAACACAAACTCACGTTTGGAAAATGCCTACCCCCTTCCACCACCCCCCTTCAAGCCATCCTCCCCCTttcaggggagaaaagaaaaccttaaaaagagaaagagagaaggggggAGGGATAGGGGACCCCCTGATTCCTGCACAACTCGGACAGATCGGCAAGTTCCCCTTTCCCTCCTGCAGACAAACCCCatcgggaaagaaaaaaaaaaaaaagccaaatcacCAGCAACAAAACACTACATGTCTGAACTTTTAACGTGGCTTGAGGTTTTTACAAATCAGGTTCAATTTTAGTACTTTCaagggatggggaaaaaaaaaagggggggggggggaaggaaagaggaaagttaGGAATTAACTCTTTGTTACTACAAAAGCACcacaatcaacacccccagccaTCAGTAAAAGCAGTCAGCGGCCCCTGCAACCGGTATCCTGTCCCAAAAGTAGCCCTTCCCGCTGGCAGTTGCTCGCAGACAATGGCAAGGGAAGAGAAGCAGCTCCGGGCTCGATTGCCAGCACCCTGCACTGCCGCCGTGCCCCAGGGCTCCCGCCCGCTGCCGCCTTGCGGAGCGGGGCCACCCGCCctcccagccctgcggggggaacCAGTCCTGCCTGAAGGCTTCGGGGCTGGCAGGGAAGATCTTTGGTACCGCTAAAggcatatatttatacacactcacacacgtatatatatcacacacacacatcttTATATATAGATTTATATGTAGGTGTCTAGCCTATGTTTAAATAATCCTATCTATACACACAGTCCCCCTCTGATGAGGTCGTTTTCCCATGTAGACGAGATTGACTGCATAATGCCAGAATCTAACGTCAAGATCTTATCTGCACCGATCTAAGAGCAACAGAAAGTAAATGTTAGCATAAGGGGAAATAAATTTTAGAGAGAAACATTCAAGAAGGTGTCCCTGAAGGCTTCTCTCCTGCCCTCCCCAGCCGAAGTACCCGCGCACTTTAtgacaaagacaaccatttcggCGCAAGAGACTCTTGCTTTAGAGCAAGGACAGGCTGCACCCTAGATCGTGGGGCTGTGCCTAGCTGGGTCTGCACCTTGACATTTTTAATCCCCTCTTCCCTTTCCTGGGTGATGCTCGCCTCCCTAACGCTCTGCGCGGctgaatttaatttatttatttatttgtttatttatttatttatttattttctccatgtGACTCCAAATGTCTTCATGCTTTTCGATTTCAGAAAACTCAAAACGGAAGGGGAGATGCTACTTGAAAAGTGTGACTCAAAAAAAGATTTCACTGTATAGCCATCAGTAGCGCCAGGAGacaactccattaaaaaaaaaaaaaaaaaaagaaagaaaaaagtagtttTCTACTACTCTTGAAAGGCCGTTATTTTTTACATCGCTTTTAGGAAGATAGATTAACAAAACATCACATTTCAAGCCACTCTGATCTGTAATTAAATGGAGGAGCCGGTTTGTATTCTCCTATGGCTTTTACAGAAGTTGCAGTGATCCAAAGTCAGGTTGCTGTGTCAGAGTGGCATTTTTATTAATGAGAATACAAAAAGCTTGCATATTCTTAGCCCGGCTTGAATTTAGTTGCTAAGCAACCGCTGTATGGTAATTCATCCGCGAAATTTAaatcttggagaaaggatcctgCGTTTTGCTGAATGGCCGCCACGAGGAAAACAACTTGTGGgacccgcagcagctgctgccgcgGCACCGCACCGCCCGCCCGCCGGCTCCCCCGGGCCGCCCGCCGTCCCGGGCCGGCCCGCCGGGAGCACCGGCCCAGCCGCCCCTCCCGGCCTCTCCTCCTCCCGGGGCGCCCCGCAGGGAGGCAGCACGGCCGAGCACTGGCGTCCTTCCCGTCGCCGATGCCCTGCACCAGCCGTCCACGCGTGGGCAAACGCGGCGCCCCCGTTTCCCCTTGAGAGGTGCGGCCCGGGCTCCACCGCAGCCGCCCCCGGGGAGGAAGGACGGAGGGCGGGACACAGGTCCCGGTGCAGCCCCGACGGCGCGGCCCCGTGGGCACCCCCGAGGCCCCGGCTGCTCCTTTGGCGTCGAGGAGGACAGGATCGGCGTCGAGCCTTCCCCCGCTCGGCCTTCACCCCTCGGGTTTTTGTCTCGCCAAAGCCTCTCAGCCAAAAAAGCTCCCTACTGCTGTGTCATTGACACCGCGGGGCCGCTCGCCGCCtctctctcccctttctccccgCCGCCTATTGAAGGGCTGCGCCCGCTTCATTATTCCAAACTGCAACTGAAAATACCGGTGGGGTAACCGCCTCCCTGCACCTCCACCGATCGCTCACCCATCCATCTCGCCACAGGCGACCAAAGCTCCTTGTCATCCCTGGTTTTAGCAAAACCGGTCCCTGTCCTAAAGTGCTCACTCCACGCCTGCCTTCGAGGCCGGGACTTGTTGCATCCCTTTTAGAGTTTGATTAATTACTCTGGAACTTAAGCAAACTAAAGTACATGTAGCGAAGAAGCTCACGCCTACAGTTTGGTCCTGCAGCCTGCCAGTTACAGAGGTAATATTTACGCTCTCGTGCAAATCGGAACAAGTATCTCTGCACCTCAAAAAGGTATCCCTGTATAAATATATAGAAGTATCGATTTTGCTGTAGCTTGAAGATGTTGATcatttattacaaaaataaacGAATAAATACAACAATATATTGTTGCTTTCAACAGgataaatattttacaaatatataatttaaaaaacaaatttaactgttaaaattatttaaaatatcacACTTATTGATAAAATTATCAATAGCATATACTGCATTTCATATCAGAACCAATGATTCTCTAAACGTTCCatttaaaaccattcatacaaaacAAGTTATGAGCATTGTAATGTGCAAACACGAGTCACTACATTAAAGCATAAGGATTCTGTAAAGATCCGATAGGAACCGCTGCGTTTTTTAAACCAAGGTAAACCTCTTTGCTAAATTCCGAAAAAACTGAGGATCAACAACAGTGAGATGACTGTTTTAAATACacctgaaaataatttattgtatACAGACTAGATGGGGGAAGGATGGGATAGGAGTGAGAAGACTGGTGTGTAGTAGAGGACTGCAGGATATGAAAATGTAAACTATAAATAATCACATCTCGGGATTACCCAGACTGATCAAACATAACTTTGTAAAATATTTGGCTTTCTtttaggtaggaaaaaaaaaaaaagagtaaggaaAATGATGCCGACTCAGTTACCAAGCACAGAACACTGATATTATAAATGAATACACTTACTAAATTCATTAAGAGATCTGGCGATATATaacaatattttcattatttacaCGTGTAACAATATAACCCTTAGCGCAAACCTTCCCAGTTATTATCTATCTCTTGTTATCTCATAGACTCACAACCCTGAAATTCCTAAATACATTCAAAGGATTCAGTTTCTCGgaggcggggggtggggggagcgcCCATGGCCTCACTTTTTGTGCATAACAAGTTCGCGGAACAGGCACATTTTGCCAGTCCCTCCGACCAAACGTTACTCCTCCAGCCTAAACCCAGCTTTTCTTAGGCAGCAACCCGCAAAGCTTGCCTTTTAATAGAAACCAGTGTGAAGCCTAACGTTGGTTCTTTGTTGCCATCCAAATCCAGTAATCAAATACCGCTCGGAAATTTAAATAGACCTTCTCCGTGTCTAATAAACCGCTCCCCTTCATGTGTGAAAAACAGGATCCCACCTCACGTGTCAGTGGTACTCGGTACCCGGAGAGGAGCCCGGCTCTGCCCGCCGGCCTCCTGAGCCCGTCCTTTCCCCCCCCGAGCTACAAAATTAGCCAGGAGCTTTTGCTAAATCGAACAAAAGAAAGAGCGTCCCTTACTCTTTCgggttttctttccctttgttgggttggggtttttttttccagacccacccccctcttccccccccccccccgctttctttTCCGTGTCAGTAGGGCCTTTCGGATTTCGCAAATCAAACCGACGGTGATATTTACTACGGGCTGGTGTTAAAATAATGCATCCCGGTGCACGGCTCTCAGGTTGGATTTGATTTATGGACTGACACAAGGCCTATCTGAAAGGAAGAGATGTTTGTTGTTCCTAGAGCAGTTTTCTGGGGGTTTAACCTCTGCCCCAATAGCACGTAGAGAAgtaaggcgggggggggggcgcggagggcggggggaaagggagaggaaggtgAGGAAGGAGCCACGGACGAGATGGATCATGAAAGAAAACCTTATTCTCCGGTAGACTACCGATGGGGGACGGGTGACGGCGTTAGATGAAGCTCTCTAGTTCCCACAATCTCCCCGCTTCAAAATGAAGAGAGTTGAAACAGTCATTCACTTGCCCCTATATTGCAATAAATTATAGCCGATAAATATGACAGGCTAGCTAGTGCATCTGTTGGCATCTCCAACGTTACCAACACACGTGTGTGTTTGTAAAGAAGGTATGGCAGCGCTACGGCAGAGTGGAGGAGAAAATTAGACTATACCACTTCACACCCCATAGAAAAACCCtaaaacaacatcaacaacaacaacaacagcaacaacagcaacaacagataTGGTGAACTAGGCGGACCGCATGTAGGATGCTGAAAGTATTCTATATGTCCTTCGGGAGGAAAAAAAGTACTTTCTCCTTGCATTATAAAgataaattaaatacaaatattcatAGAGACATAAAATGCGTCAAAATAAATTACATCTGAGCCCCTCTCCCCACCCAAGCCTCAGTTTGAAAAACGAGAAAACAAGACTGAACTTTTGGAAACATCCCTGCTCTCAGCACCGGCCATTCGCGACCAGCAGGCAGACTCAGGCATCGCCCTGACCGGAGCGCAAGCCTCCAGCAAACCGACACAGCCTTTtttcttgggggaaggttgcctTCACTATCTCTAATCTCGCCTTCCTTCCCCATGGCACGGGTCCCTGGGTTGATGGAAGAGGCCACGGACTCCGTCCCGGCAGAGGGACAGGCAGAGGGTGGGTGAGCCCAGTGCCGGGCAGGGATGTGGGAGGGAGGGCGGCAGCCAGCGGGTTGGACCCCCTCGGTATTTCTCTCACTTCGGCATTTGCATCATTTCCCTtcagagaactttttttttctttctttttttttttttttcgacaCAGTGTTTATGCATCAGACACAGACTATTTCATTCTAACAAATTTATTTTCTCAATCAGCTCTTACGGAATCACTACTCAAATTAAATTACAATCAAATTATCACATCAAAAGATACCCTTATTACCTAACAACTGTccatattttcatttcattttgattTGTGCTCGTCTGAAAAAAACACGTAATACAagatctggggaaaaaataaattaccgTTTTGCAGCAGTTCATAGGTAttctgaataaaatattaaaagaagtcatttaatgaaaatataaagcaaatttTTTTAGATCAACAACGGATCTAACAATTCTATATTGCCGTCTTTTTGAAAAGTCTGTTTATTAAAACCTACCAAAAACACTGCTTGGAAATGGCAGTATTATATAATCACATCCACAGCACCCATTCAATCAAAGTTGGCAACGGATTTAGGAGAGGAGAAGTTCAGATAAGTGCAGCTGCAGATGCTCAGTCCTTCTAAATCCCTTTATCTGAATCAgtccagaaataaaaaataaaaatattaataaaaaaaatattagcagtggattttttttgttatgaCTCTTCCATGATGATTGGCAGCCGTCAGGAGCAGGACTTTGATAGCCCTAAATTATTTCCCTTTCTCTCGCTGGTTCCCTTTATTCATGCAAAGTCCTTCTACAGACCTCGAACTTTAGGGACCAACAACCTCTCCTTCTCCCACCCTCCCCTCCCGGCgtctgtgtgtgtcccccccctccccctttctcctcagggtcagtTTTTCGGCGTTCGGGcatttatttccatatttttgtTCTATAGCTATACctatatatatagataaatatatatatatgtatttgcttCCTTATGCAGTCTGCTTGGTTTTAGTGCTGTgtgcatattttttctttttgtggaaaAAGTGGCCCCTTTCACTTTGCAGAatctatagatatatagatatatatgttttCACAGTGGATGTCTGCCTTGCACCAAAATTCTACGGTTTGGCCAAGAAAAACAGGGTGTTGGAATGCAGCAGGCACCCTCAGATTAACCAGATTATTTTACTTCTGCTTCCCTTTTTTGGATTCctcccattaaaaaaatacaaacaaacaaacaaaaaaaaaaaagagagaaaggagaaaaaagtttcCGTGATTCATAGAAGAGAGCCCTTTTGGGGATAGGGGAGAAAGTGCGGGGagaggggggaggaggggagagaagaggTGCAGACATCAGTGGTGTTTCTCGCTGCGAGAGGGGGATAATTTGGAGagtggaacataaaaaaccaataataataattaaaaaaaaaaaaagcccaagtcCACCCGCCCAAGCCCTCAACCCACAACCAGCGCCCGGCACATCTGCAGTTTTGGTGCATTACGCATCTCCACCCCGTTTTCCCAACGCGGTCTAAACGCTCTTGCTCGGATCGACCTTCTCCACCGCTCCCTATTGGTATCaatcttatatatatatagatgcacgcatatatccatatatatataaacacaagcAGTCTGAACGAGCCTggatcgtgtgtgtgtgtgtgtgtgcgtgcgtgtgggTGAGCGTGTCTGTGTGAGTGTGCGGGTGTGCGCGGCGGTGCCGGTGGCGGTGCCGGTGGTggtggcccggcccggcccggcccgcgctgcccccgcgccccccggcccGCCCGCGGTGCCCCTCACTGCACGCTGGTCTGCAGTCCGTGGTGAGGGGGCGGCGTGTCGGAGTTGACGGTGCCGACCTGGGAGTAGACATCGTCGGGGGTCTGCTGCTGGATCCCCGGGGGGGTCATCCGTTTCTCTTTCTGCCTCCGATTGCAAAACCAAACCCTGACcacctccttctccagctgcaggcTGTCCGCTAGGTTCGTAATCTCCTGGGCGGAGGGCTTGGGGCATTTCAGAAAGTGGCTCTCCAAGGCCCCCTTGACACTCACCTCGATGGAGGTCCGcttcttcctcttcctgcccTGGGCGGCGATCTTGTCGATGCTGGTGGGGCTGCCCGTGGAGGAGTCGGCTTCCTCCAGCCACTTGTTCAACAAAGGCTTCAGCTTGCACATGTTCTTGAAGCTGAGCTGCAGGGCCTCGAAGCGGCAGATGGTGGTCTGCGAGAAGACGTTGCCGTAGAGGGTGCCCAGCGCCAGCCCCACGTCGGCCTGGGTGAAGCCCAGCTTAATCCGCCGCTGCTTGAACTGCTTGGCGAACTGCTCCAGGTCGTCGGAGGTCGGCGTGTCCTCGTCCGAGTGCGGGTCGTGGCTGTTGACGCCGCCGTGGTGCGGCGGATGGTGCCCGGGGTGctgatggtggtgatggtggtggtgccCGGGGTGCTCGCCCAGCTCCGGCGTCTCGCCGCGCACCAGCCCGGGGTGCACCAGGCTCTGCCCGCCGGGGGGGGGGCTCAGCATGCCGTTCACCGTGAAGCCCCCGGGCTGCGAGTAGAGGAgcgactgctgctgctgctgcccgccGGCCATGGAGGGCAGGtgggcggccgccgccgccccccaggCCGCCGGGTGCCCCTGATGCGGGGGGCCCAGGTGAGGCGGCCGGTGGTGCAGCGCCGCGCCCGAGTGCAGGTCGTCGCGCCCGCCGCTGCCCTTGACgtcgggcggcggcggcggctgctgggGACTGCCCGTCATGCCCACGGGGCTGCCGGACCAGGGCGAGCCCGCTTcggcggctgcggcggcggcggcggcggcggcggcggcggcgtggGGCAGGGCTGTCACCCACTGGTGGGCATGGCTCAGCATATGGCCGCCGTTGCTGGCGGCCATGGCGCCCGGCATGAAGTCGCTCTGGACCATCTTGGCCGCCGGGTCGCCGCGGTAGCCGCCCGCCACCGAGGTGACGGCCACGCTGCCCGGCTGcatgccgccgccaccgccgccgccgccgccgcccgagtCGGCGTGGACGATGGAGCCGGCCGCCAGGATGCCGTTGCCGGGGAGGTAGGGGTTAGAGGTGGCCGCGGCCatcccgcgcccgccgcccgccgctcgcccccgccgcgccgccgccgccgcgccgccgccgccggctgcCGGGCGCCCGCCGCAAGCGCCCTTGCCCGGCGCTGCCGGGGCCGCTGCCGGggccgccgcccgcgccgccgccgccttccCAGCCTCGCCGGGGCGCCGGGGCGCGGGGTTCACCTGCTAGCGCTCCGCGGCGCGCTCTGCTCCGCTCGTCCGCCGGCCGTCCTGCCTCCGCTCCGCGGCGCGCTCTTTGCGGTCGCCGGCTCTCGCTTcgattgttattattattattttttaatcgtttttcttttttttttccaaaa
Proteins encoded in this region:
- the POU3F3 gene encoding POU domain, class 3, transcription factor 3 isoform X2, with translation MAAATSNPYLPGNGILAAGSIVHADSGGGGGGGGGGMQPGSVAVTSVAGGYRGDPAAKMVQSDFMPGAMAASNGGHMLSHAHQWVTALPHAAAAAAAAAAAAAEAGSPWSGSPVGMTGSPQQPPPPPDVKGSGGRDDLHSGAALHHRPPHLGPPHQGHPAAWGAAAAAHLPSMAGGQQQQQSLLYSQPGGFTVNGMLSPPPGGQSLVHPGLVRGETPELGEHPGHHHHHHHQHPGHHPPHHGGVNSHDPHSDEDTPTSDDLEQFAKQFKQRRIKLGFTQADVGLALGTLYGNVFSQTTICRFEALQLSFKNMCKLKPLLNKWLEEADSSTGSPTSIDKIAAQGRKRKKRTSIEVQQPEETSKIGRVRKSV
- the POU3F3 gene encoding POU domain, class 3, transcription factor 3 isoform X1 is translated as MAAATSNPYLPGNGILAAGSIVHADSGGGGGGGGGGMQPGSVAVTSVAGGYRGDPAAKMVQSDFMPGAMAASNGGHMLSHAHQWVTALPHAAAAAAAAAAAAAEAGSPWSGSPVGMTGSPQQPPPPPDVKGSGGRDDLHSGAALHHRPPHLGPPHQGHPAAWGAAAAAHLPSMAGGQQQQQSLLYSQPGGFTVNGMLSPPPGGQSLVHPGLVRGETPELGEHPGHHHHHHHQHPGHHPPHHGGVNSHDPHSDEDTPTSDDLEQFAKQFKQRRIKLGFTQADVGLALGTLYGNVFSQTTICRFEALQLSFKNMCKLKPLLNKWLEEADSSTGSPTSIDKIAAQGRKRKKRTSIEVSVKGALESHFLKCPKPSAQEITNLADSLQLEKEVVRVWFCNRRQKEKRMTPPGIQQQTPDDVYSQVGTVNSDTPPPHHGLQTSVQ
- the POU3F3 gene encoding POU domain, class 3, transcription factor 3 isoform X3, whose product is MAAATSNPYLPGNGILAAGSIVHADSGGGGGGGGGGMQPGSVAVTSVAGGYRGDPAAKMVQSDFMPGAMAASNGGHMLSHAHQWVTALPHAAAAAAAAAAAAAEAGSPWSGSPVGMTGSPQQPPPPPDVKGSGGRDDLHSGAALHHRPPHLGPPHQGHPAAWGAAAAAHLPSMAGGQQQQQSLLYSQPGGFTVNGMLSPPPGGQSLVHPGLVRGETPELGEHPGHHHHHHHQHPGHHPPHHGGVNSHDPHSDEDTPTSDDLEQFAKQFKQRRIKLGFTQADVGLALGTLYGNVFSQTTICRFEALQLSFKNMCKLKPLLNKWLEEADSSTGSPTSIDKIAAQGRKRKKRTSIETGSAARGNK